Part of the Methylomonas rapida genome is shown below.
CTCTCAAGTTAAGGAAGGTGTCATGACTGAGGCCGACAAGGCCAAGCAAGTGCAGCTGGAGAAAAATATGGCGACCGCATTTGGCAGGACGCAATTCGAAGCCGTGCTGAACCAGTTGCAAGCCAACGCCGATATTACGATACGATCTCCCAAGCAATAACCGATACCCATTATGACCACGATCCGCCGGATCGTGGTCATTCCCCTGAGCTTTGCAACAGGTAAATCTGTCCCTGCTTCCACTCAATTTCTCCGTTCGTCCGGAGCGCTATTCTGTTGATGTGGCGCTTTGCCCTAGTTGCGACGAAATATACCGATTTTCATGACAAGACCTGATAGGATTTTGCTTTGATCATTGCCTGGAGGATGTCATGAGCTCATCTCAAATACCTTTTTTCCGACGTTTGGTTTTTTTGCTGGCGGCGGCATTATTGGCCTTGCCTGCATTGGCCGACAAGCCGGAGAAAGGCAATTCAGGCAAGCACAAGCACAAGCCTCATCAAGAAAGACGATACGACGATTACCGCTACGATGACAAGCGTAAAAGCCGTTCTCACAGAGAGCAGTATCAAGATCGCTATCTCAATGAGCGTTACTTTAGCGATCAGCATCGTGTCATCGTGCGCGATTATTACGTCGAGGAGTATCGCCGTGGCCGTTGCCCGCCGGGACTCGCCAAGAAAAATAACGGCTGTCTGCCGCCCGGCCAAGCCAAACGCTGGGTCATGGGGCGCCCTTTGCCGCGAGACGTGATTTTTTACGATTTACCGGACAGGGTCGTGCGCCAGATTGGTTATCCTCCGGCTGGCTATCGTTTTGTCAGAGTTGCTTCCGATATTTTGCTGATCACGGTCGGGGCCGGTTTGGTGGTCGACGCGATTGCAGATTTGAATGCCATGCCGTAATGAGTCGATGGCCAGGTATCATGCCGAGGCCTATCTTGATAACCCTAAAAACATCAGTAGTCCACGAAAAGCACGAAAGACACGAAATAAAACAGATGGTTACGCCACTTGATTTAGTTACCCGCAAGTACCCGCAAGGTGTCGGCATTTTGAGCAATAACTTTTTGAAACTGTTCGTGATTTTTGTGTGTTTCGTGGACCAAATGATTTTTATAGGATAACGGGCGCGCCATTGAAATAGCGCGCCCGTTTGCATTTCTTCTTCAGACTTAATGACTTCAGCCATTCGAGGTCACGTTTTACTTTAGGATTCGCATGAATTGAACGTCTGTGGCCATTTTCTGCTTGTCATAAAACGGTAATATGGCGTTGTTAAATTTCCGGGTTGATTGGGCTGAACGAAAACATGATTATGTCGAATTTGAATATCCTGGTTGTGGAAGATGAAGACGCTATCAGGGAAATGTTGATGATGGTGTTGGAGCAGGCGGATTTTCACGTACTTGCGGCCGTCAGCGCGGAAGAGGCCTTGAAGGTGTTGGCGGAAAATCGTGTGGATCTGCTGCTGTTGGATTGGATGTTGCCCGGTATCAGCGGCGTCGAACTGGCCAAGCGCTTGAAGCGAGAGCCGGGGTATAAGGATTTGCCCATTATTTTGCTGACGGCGCGAGGCGAGGAAGAGGACAAGATTCGCGGGCTGGAAATCGGTGCCGACGATTATGTGACCAAGCCGTTTTCACCCAAGGAATTGATTGCCCGTATCAAGGCCGTGATGCGGCGCAGCGGTAAACTCGGCGAGAGCGGACAATTGAGCATCGGCGATCTGATGCTGGATGCGGAACAACATCGTTTGACGATTGCCGGCAAGAGTCTCGATGTCAGCCCTACCGAATTCCGCTTGATGCAATTCTTCATGAGCAACCCCGATAAGGTGTTCAGCCGCACGCATTTGCTGGATCAGGTGTGGGGGCGTAGCGTGTATATCGAGGAGCGGACGGTCGATGTGCATATCAGGCGCTTGCGCAAATTGCTGGCTGAGTTTGGGCGAGAAGAACTGATCCAAACCGTGCGCGGTTTTGGCTATCGCTTCTCCTTGGCTGAATGATCGCGATGGGACGCTGGAAGCGAGAAATCGGCATTGTGATGGCGCTGGTCGTGGCCGCGCTGTTGCTCAGTTTTTTCATTGGCCACCTTAGGGATATGTTGCTGGTGGTAGCGCTGTTTTTGTTGGTCCGGCAAAGCATGGCCGTCGATGAATTGGAACAGTGGTTGAGTCAGGGGGCTTTAGGCGACAATCGGGCCCGCAAAGGCATTTGGGGTGATATTTATTATCATCTGTGGAAAATCAAAAAAACCGAGAAAAAACGTAAGAAAAAGCTCAGTCGCATGGTGGACCAATTTCGTAAATCCACCGATGCATTGCCCGATGCGGCGGTGGTGTTGGGTGAGTACGCCGAAATCGAATGGAGCAACAAGGCGGCTCGAGAAGTGTTGGGGCTGAAAAAATCGGATAAGGGCCAGCGCATACCCAATTTGATCCGGGCCCCGCAATTCATAGAATATTTAAAGTCCTACGATTACCGGCAGAAGATTTGCATCGCTTCGCCGGTTAACGATGGCATCATCCTGCAGATCAGTATCGTTCCCTACGGAGCGGGGCTCCGCTTGCTGTTGGCGCAAGATGTTACTCAAATCAAGAATATGGAACGCATGCGTACCGATTTCGTCGCCAATGTTTCGCACGAATTGCGCACGCCGTTGACGGTGCTGAAAGGTTATCTGGAAACCTTGTTGGAAATGGATAATGTGCCGGCCAGCTATGCGCGTTCGTTTGCGAACAT
Proteins encoded:
- the phoB gene encoding phosphate regulon transcriptional regulator PhoB, which encodes MSNLNILVVEDEDAIREMLMMVLEQADFHVLAAVSAEEALKVLAENRVDLLLLDWMLPGISGVELAKRLKREPGYKDLPIILLTARGEEEDKIRGLEIGADDYVTKPFSPKELIARIKAVMRRSGKLGESGQLSIGDLMLDAEQHRLTIAGKSLDVSPTEFRLMQFFMSNPDKVFSRTHLLDQVWGRSVYIEERTVDVHIRRLRKLLAEFGREELIQTVRGFGYRFSLAE
- the phoR gene encoding phosphate regulon sensor histidine kinase PhoR gives rise to the protein MGRWKREIGIVMALVVAALLLSFFIGHLRDMLLVVALFLLVRQSMAVDELEQWLSQGALGDNRARKGIWGDIYYHLWKIKKTEKKRKKKLSRMVDQFRKSTDALPDAAVVLGEYAEIEWSNKAAREVLGLKKSDKGQRIPNLIRAPQFIEYLKSYDYRQKICIASPVNDGIILQISIVPYGAGLRLLLAQDVTQIKNMERMRTDFVANVSHELRTPLTVLKGYLETLLEMDNVPASYARSFANMATQTERMQNLVDDLLLLARLETKAKKAETVVMRDLLSQICKESDLLEKDERRIELSMATDVNVLGDAQELQSAFTNLLVNALKYSPATSPVKVSWQQNPDGSLCLEVEDFGEGIAPADIPRITERFYRADVKRGHKISGTGLGLAIVKHVLVRHDAKLEVDSELGKGSRFRCIFPAQRAC